CTTACCACCCCGATCTGCGGCGTACGCGTGCGGCCAGCCAGTCGATCATTCCGGTGGATACCAAACTGGCGGCGGGCATCACGAGAATTTTTCCGCAGTTTAATGACAGATTTGAAGCGATAGCGGTGCGCGTACCGACAATTAACGTGACCGCGATCGATTTGAGCGTAACGGTGAAAAAACCTGTAAAAGCTATGGAAGTCAACATGTTGCTGCAAAAAGCAGCGCGTGGAACATTTCATGGTATAGTTGATTATACGGAATTACCGTTGGTTTCAACCGATTTTAACCACGATCCGCACAGCGCCATTGTTGATGGTACTCAGACGCGGGTCAGTGGTGCGCACCTTATTAAAACCCTTGTGTGGTGCGACAACGAATGGGGCTTTGCTAACCGAATGCTCGACACGACGTTAGCAATGTCGGCTATTGGTTTCAGGTAGGGCGCGACAGCGCTCGCAAAACTTTAAGAATCATTGAGAGGATTCACCATGTCTGTAATTAAGATGACCGATCTGGATCTGGCTGGTAAACGCGTTTTCATCCGTGCTGATCTGAACGTGCCAGTTAAAGATGGCAAAGTCACCAGCGACGCGCGTATCCGTGCTTCCCTGCCAACTATTGAACTGGCGCTGAAGCAGGGTGCGAAAGTGATGGTAACTTCCCACCTGGGTCGTCCGACCGAAGGCGAGTACAACGAAGAATTCTCTCTGCTGCCGGTTGTTAACTATCTGAAAGACAAACTCTCCAACCCGGTTCGTCTGGTTAAAGATTACCTGGACGGCGTTGAAGTTGCTGCTGGTGAACTGGTTGTTCTGGAAAACGTTCGCTTCAACAAAGGCGAGAAGAAAGACGACGAAGCGCTGTCGAAAAAATACGCTGCGCTGTGCGATGTATTCGTTATGGACGCATTCGGTACTGCTCACCGTGCGCAGGCTTCTACTCACGGTATCGGCAAATTCGCTGACGTAGCGTGCGCAGGCCCGCTGCTGGCTGACGAACTGGAAGCGCTGGGTAAAGCGCTGAAAGAACCGGCTCGTCCGATGGTTGCTATTGTCGGCGGTTCTAAAGTTTCCACTAAACTGACCGTTCTGGACTCGCTGTCCAAAATTGCTGACCAGCTGATCGTGGGTGGCGGTATCGCTAACACCTTCGTTGCTGCCCAGGGCCACAACGTAGGTAAATCCCTGTACGAAGCGGATCTGGTTGACGAAGCAAAACGTCTGCTGGGTACTTGCGATATTCCGGTTCCGACTGATGTTCGCGTTGCTACCGAGTTCTCTGAAACCGCAACGGCAACCCTGAAATCCGTCAATGACATCAAAGATGATGAGCAAATTCTGGATCTGGGCGATGCATCTGCAGAAAAACTGGCTGAAATCCTGAAAAATGCCAAAACTATTCTGTGGAATGGTCCGGTTGGCGTGTTTGAATTCCCTAACTTCCGTAAAGGTACTGAAATCGTGGCTAACGCTATCGCCGACAGCGACGCGTTCTCCATCGCAGGCGGTGGTGACACTCTGGCTGCTATCGACCTGTTCGGTATTGCTGACAAGATTTCCTACATCTCTACTGGCGGCGGCGCATTCCTCGAATTCGTGGAAGGCAAAGTTCTGCCTGCAGTAGCCATGCTCGAAGAGCGTGCTAAGAAGTAAAATTGTTCAGGCGGGATAACCCCGCCTGTTTTTCAAAACGATTCAATTGTTGCTCTAACTAATTCGCGCTGCCAGAAGGTGGCGCAGCGAAACTCCAAAAACTCGCCATAGTGAGTCACTGGAGGCGCGAGAGAAGCCAGCGCACTGGCAGCACGAATTATGACGAGCTGAAACGGCCGAAGATACAGGACTACGTACATGTCTAAAATTTTTGATTTCGTAAAACCTGGCGTGATCACTGGTGATGACGTTCAGAAAGTGTTCCAGGTAGCTAAAGAAAACAACTTTGCTCTGCCAGCGGTTAACTGCGTGGGTACTGATTCCATCAACGCCGTTCTGGAAGCTGCTGCCAAAGTTAAAGCACCGGTTATCGTTCAGTTCTCTAACGGCGGTGCTGCGTTTATTGCCGGTAAAGGCGTGAAAACTGATGTGCCTCAGGGTGCAGCAATCCTCGGCGCAATCTCTGGCGCGCATCATGTTCATCAGATGGCAGAACATTACGGCGTTCCGGTTATTCTGCACACTGACCACTGCGCGAAAAAACTGCTGCCGTGGATCGACGGCCTGCTGGACGCGGGTGAAAAACACTTCGCAGCAACCGGTAAACCGCTGTTCTCTTCTCACATGATCGACCTTTCCGAAGAGTCTCTGGAAGAGAACATTGCCATCAGCTCCAAATATCTGGCTCGCATGTCCAAAATGGGCATGACTCTGGAAATCGAACTGGGTTGTACTGGTGGTGAAGAAGATGGCGTGGACAACAGCCATATGGACGCTTCTGCACTGTACACCCAGCCGGAAGACGTTGATTACGCTTACACTGAGCTGAGCAAAATCAGCCCGCGTTTCACCATCGCAGCTTCCTTCGGTAACGTACACGGTGTCTACAAACCGGGTAACGTGAAACTGACCCCGACTATCCTGCGCGATTCTCAGGAATATGTTTCCAAAAAACATAACCTGCCGCACAACAGCCTGAACTTCGTATTCCATGGCGGTTCCGGTTCTACTGCTCAGGAAATCAAAGACTCTGTAAGCTACGGCGTTATCAAAATGAACATTGATACCGACACCCAATGGGCGACCTGG
The Kosakonia oryzae genome window above contains:
- the pgk gene encoding phosphoglycerate kinase, with protein sequence MSVIKMTDLDLAGKRVFIRADLNVPVKDGKVTSDARIRASLPTIELALKQGAKVMVTSHLGRPTEGEYNEEFSLLPVVNYLKDKLSNPVRLVKDYLDGVEVAAGELVVLENVRFNKGEKKDDEALSKKYAALCDVFVMDAFGTAHRAQASTHGIGKFADVACAGPLLADELEALGKALKEPARPMVAIVGGSKVSTKLTVLDSLSKIADQLIVGGGIANTFVAAQGHNVGKSLYEADLVDEAKRLLGTCDIPVPTDVRVATEFSETATATLKSVNDIKDDEQILDLGDASAEKLAEILKNAKTILWNGPVGVFEFPNFRKGTEIVANAIADSDAFSIAGGGDTLAAIDLFGIADKISYISTGGGAFLEFVEGKVLPAVAMLEERAKK
- the fbaA gene encoding class II fructose-bisphosphate aldolase — encoded protein: MSKIFDFVKPGVITGDDVQKVFQVAKENNFALPAVNCVGTDSINAVLEAAAKVKAPVIVQFSNGGAAFIAGKGVKTDVPQGAAILGAISGAHHVHQMAEHYGVPVILHTDHCAKKLLPWIDGLLDAGEKHFAATGKPLFSSHMIDLSEESLEENIAISSKYLARMSKMGMTLEIELGCTGGEEDGVDNSHMDASALYTQPEDVDYAYTELSKISPRFTIAASFGNVHGVYKPGNVKLTPTILRDSQEYVSKKHNLPHNSLNFVFHGGSGSTAQEIKDSVSYGVIKMNIDTDTQWATWEGILKYYKENEGYLQGQLGNPKGADQPNKKYYDPRVWLRAAQTSMVTRLEQAFKELNAVDVL